The DNA segment GGCCATCAAGTTTGTTTGTACACCTTATTTTTATACTTGGTCCAATCAACCAAAAGTGCATGTGATCATTAAATATTGATTGACGGCTTAGTGGTGCATGTGGTATTGTGGATTAATAGGTCAAATCAATGTGAGTCACATATAGGTTCAATCACAGTTTGCCGATTTGCATGTGAAGTTGCGGCTCAATCTTTATTCAACTACAACTGATGTTATCAACTTAGTAGAGTTGTTGGCTTAGTGAGTTGTGTACAGCCCATGTGATTGGACCATATAATCGGCCCAATTATCAGTTACTTCTAAACGAGGTCCAATCAAAGAATTTTAAAAGTTACTTTTGTTGGCCATTtatatttgaagaagaaaaattacAAAGTGATTAAGTGGGCTTGGATCAAAGCTTTTGGGCCGAAAATTTTAGATATTGAGCTGGTGGTTTCATTTGAATTGAGGTTTTGAAATTGGGATACAAACGGTTAGCGTGTCTCGTGAAAAGTGAATTTGAGAAACTTTGAAGATCAAAACATGGAGTTTGAGGAATTGTTGGCATATGTGTATCATGAATCTCAACAGTATTTTCCGATAAAGCAAGAAGGAGAAACAGTCTCAgcaaaagaagttgttgaaaaagTTCTGATTTTTGATCATTCGTCTGATGAAGAAAGTGACAATTATGAAGAGGAAATCCGGAAGTTTGAATATTTTAAACAACAACTTCCATCTGATCAACGTAGTGGAAAGTTATTTTATGccgataaaattgaaaaattgaaagaaaaacaaGATGCAAAAAGAAAGATTCAAAAGGCAGTCATTGTTAAAGAAAAGATCAGAGCTGAGAAGATTGAACAAGTTCCATCGGTCAAGATTGAGAAAGTAGAATCTGAAAAACCTGTATCTGTGAATCCTGAATCAGAGTTAAAGAAAGAGATTGCAGAAAACGCACCTATCTTTGATCATTCATCGGAAGAAGGAGCTTTAAtggctgaagaatcggtgaagaatgaaacaggttgctcaaaatgtgacaacttcaagactgagaatgacaaactcttgaaagatgcggagagtttgacatctgaagtcaagaagttgaacaATGAGAAACAaactgatgaaaaacagattctggttttgcagggaaattgtgagaaactgaaagttgaaaatgacaaactgttaagtaatttgaacagtttgacttttgaaaacaagaagttgaaagaaaaagactttgaaagcaaaaagaaatcttcagaaaatgaagatttctggataaaactggagaacaaaaatttgaaaacaaatgaaacaaaatttcaagaacagtaAAAGTTTTGGacaatgaaaaatctgttcttgaaaacattaaaattgaaaatgaaaaaattatcaagtctcatcttgaaagaatatctcagcttgaaaatgaagctgagaattcaaggaacaaaattgatgaacttgaaaagaaattgaaaggttttgtgacatcatctgagtttttgaatatcccctgtccaaaacctatcaattcagttccaataagtgacgatgtcacaaactttgacaatgtcaaagttgaagattgtgatgagaaatctgatgatgaaaatgaaaacgttgaaaaacaaaaattgtttttgaaattaaaggaaaagtttcagaaaactgttctgcaatcaactgaaaaaggtgaatgctctaagcaaaaacccttgaagaagaaagtggaacagaaacaaaaaattaaaaatgataaaaatgttcaaaaagataataaaagttcatcagatcgatcatccaatcgcaatgaaaaactacaaaaagtaaaaaatgaaaactcaaaaattgttggtaataagtggtgcaggtcggaccacagtgctcaaaagtcaaatccagcaaacttgaggaaggaatatcaccaagccaaacaatgccatgatctgagcatttggtgtgaaaaaggtggtacatggtacgataacagagtgtgttaccgatgcggttatcaaggacacattgctgttaactgccagagttggagctatgagatgagaagatgctataactgtcaaattagaggtcacattgccagaaattgcccaaggaaatcaagtgaaagattgagggttaattctcagaaattgggaAAGATtccagtcactgtcaagccaaaagaactgaaagttcaagaaccaaaagtccaaaaaccaaaagttcaagaacctaaagttcaagaaaagaaagtaaagctttctcaagggcaaaaagacagactgcgaaagaagaggaagaaggcgagagaatatctagagaagattttgtcctcgggttcatccgttggtaagaataagagttctgatgaatcgatttcctcgattgcaaagtcaagcaagacgaatttatcagatacaaatctgaggacgaaagaagaaatgaagaaagagaaaatggtcggcgatgaatctgatgtgtcaaagtcagacaagccaccttcaggcgatgaatctgacgtgtcaaagtgagacaagccaccttcaggcgatgaatctggctcatcaaagtcagacaagccatgtgcaggtaatgattctggttcgttaaagccagaagagcctggtgttgaggtaaaaaaggagaattcgggtttaacaatggatgatgcaaattttccaccattgttgaacaagaattcgaaatcacccaaggatcgtcaggcttgggtgaatctgtttaaatagaaaaacctgacttgccggagctcccaggttggtaagcgtggagcatgtatcggcatctttcttaaaatttTATTCGTTAACGTCATTCATTAAAAAGGTAAAAGATTTGTTTGTGATTGATTCAAGTGGTTCAGATTTTGAATCAGAtcaatcttacaagtggttaatcaaggtcattaaattgaacttgagttaactacatgatttgatccccagaatctacaaatgattggtaaacaaactaagttttccggaaaaaccattttgattaaaacaaacttaagtgttttgaaatcataatgggaaaatagtttgttgtgagggggagttctgattgtttacgccatgtgGATGGCGAATCGAAGTaattcgatatcatgttgtcaagttttgtacagttcgtttcaaattttcctagaaaatcaaaattgaaacatattttgattttagggggagtaaaaattttaaaaaaattagaaaatttgaaaatgtcaaaaacattgaaaaattaaaaatgagtttttggtgTGAATAGGGGAAataatagtacatcagctagactggcacatcagctagactggcacagtacgctaaagatttttaatgtataaatgcaattaagcagtctcgctaaagatgtgtcggtaggttttcatagaattagtagatcagtttgggatataaacataaatttcacttgcgtctatgtggggaacacctccaagatatataggtaacccctgaaatcctgtttgaagggtcccgtattctgagatactaggtctttatgctcagtgatatctggggtattatcccgggacttctgctgtatggaaatactgacctagtccccggataatactttctgcaaaaagctttgaaatacaagctcgccctcagcaatctgattaaacattaaaattgataatctttgctgttgtaataaaagatcctctaaaggggacccaccaaaagtcgaagccgtcatctctctgcgtatacggaagtatcgacctgagctctcacggccctcgcacattaccccttaacagatatcagctgtggtatactcacctgtaagactgaatactggggtctggatacgggagtatatactgaggtgggacacatgtagatgttttaagttctaaaacactaaatctgtatcccgaacgagttgaacattttgtgagaatttaagtggatcaatatatcgacaatcaacgcgaactgtttaaaagcttaaaatgaattaacagcttaacggtgctagtgtctagtcagcagctgatatgatcctcttgcacgaactcacaaaaatatgatTGTACATAtttaatttctgcatttaatttttacatttatgtttcatattttgaaaatccaaaaagattttcgacaactgatgttggagagctggttcaaaatctcaaaggctaaacatgatgaacagatggtttggttaaattggtttgaaatgtttaatcaaattttggaaagtttaaaagttgttaaattttaaatgtgaaaaattcttaAATGTTAAGTtggttcattaagttgaatcacaactttgttgatttgtaatagaatgtgtgagatgtgtaggtttctgatcctgcTGCTATGGAAAgtcaggagatacatcagaacctgagatgATCTTAAACAGAGATAAAGCTAGGATTTGATCTCAAGGTGATAGCTAATTCCAGATAGCGATCCCATCAAtcatgatgaaagggggagtctgacgaggctAGAGCCAAAGAGAAGATCCTGGTATTTGCTAAGAAAGAAAAGAGATTGATAAAGgctgaagatgtgaagactcgacacttaagactcgtcaacatctgagggggagtctgttggtgcagtcatttgtcgtcttcgtcttatgtcgagtctcgggttcgttgcggtatggaacaagaatgatgtcatcattcttgatgatgacatcatccttgtgACATCATCCATTGCATCATCATCACATGAAAAGTCTACAATGTACACGTGAAAGTCAAGATGCATGAAGACTTCAAATGATAAAGGTCCAATAGGAGGTTGTCATGAGGAGGTCCAATTAGAATGCATGTTGACCGTTTGAAAGTATTGTTGTCCGTTTGAGAGTAGTGGTCGTTTGAAACCCTTCAGTTTGAAGGTAACCGTTTGAAAGGTTGTTGACCGTTTGAAGGATTTCAAACGGTAGGGTCTGTCTAGTATATATAGGGTtcaaacggattcatttgtaaCTCTCtgatttccgacggcgaagctccgtcgaagtgtcttTGTACTGTAAAGCTGTTACAAGATCAATAAAaagacaattaatagtgaatccaagctaaacgaagaccaaatcaatgtattccgcctctggttcggtctgagcgctcttctgatcgactcgtcaggtcgtttcacgatcctacaggaggaacaaaacaaaacaaaactaatggcgaaactataaatttaaacggggcaaaatcgtaattttgaaccgagggcaaaattgtaatttttaactggggcaaaagcataattttattttgaagtgcaggtaaaaacataattttaaagtttaaactgatggaaaaatcataattttaaagcaagaacaaaatcgtaatttaattTGGCCTAAACAAGGTGAAGTACTGTTTACCAAATTTCATAAATGTTATAGAGTTAATTAATGAAATCAATTAAGTAATAAAACaatgaaataataaaaaatataaataatattataaaaagaTTTGTGTACTGTTCAATGTTCAATGGAAGTttggtttaatatatatatatatataataataataataataatttacatgaatttagttaatttaatagttttattttatttctgttgaattattaattattatactAATTTTTACATTTGACATATAGGTGGCGTTGGCAAGATAGCCAGATTAGGCGGGATGGGTAACGGGTCAATATATACTTGGTTTCAAAAGGTAATCTTTGGTACAAATTGAGTTGGGTTGACTCAAAACGTTGTCCTTTTAGAATCTTTAATAGATAGACAATTTTGATTAAGTGATTAAGTATGTATTCTATAATATTACACTTTAGTATGTTATGACCCATTTCGTTTTCAATTAAACTCTTTGACTTTTACCATTGACCTGATAAGGATAAAGAGTCGAATGTCGATATCCTAAATTTTCGATTTCTTATATCATTTGATTATACTTATTATTCTGAAATTTATGTCAATCAACCATATGCATATTTTGAGAGATTTAGGGGTTAGGACAATGAAGTTGATGACAAACATGCTAAATATAGTGGGCTCAAGGGCTCGATTGACTCACATTCTTTACTTACCCTCATCATGTttatataatactttttattgGATGACATATGATGTTTATGACCATTTTGGTGATAATTTTGATACAATAATGGATGTTATAACATAAAGATTCAACGAAAAAAAATAATTGATGTAAGTTTAGAGAACTCATTTCGGCCATGGCTTCAACTCATATCTTTTATTTGACTATTTATATTTTgcattgtatatatatttttgaaactGACATGTTAGTTTGTACAATATGATAAGAAATGTTATATGCTAATTATATAGCATTAAGAGATTCCTTGACGGGAATTTGTTCCGTATTAGTTCTGTTTGTATTTGTACTGGCACTTGCGATAGCAATCgagaggaaaaaaaaaaaaaaaaataggtagTGATATGTCCAAAAGTAGGAATGAGCATTTGGTGGCCGGTACTGAaccggtatattcggtaccggtaccaattTTCCCCATTTTTTGGTACCGATACTtttggtaccggttcggtacAGAATGGGTGTCACGCTTATCCCTTTCCAAAAGATATTGATATGTGTTGACATTGTTAAATAATGTAATTTACTTTGAGACCAAtcgtgtaacacacgggtactTGAAACAACACGTCTTCTCTCATGTTGTATGTTGCTTAATAAAGGGTAAAAACACGAGATGGAGTCAAAGTCTAACTACTAATACTTGACAACAACGGCAAACCTACATATAAAACAACTAATGTGGTTTATAAGGAGATTTTCAACAAATTGTGATCGTTGCATTGTTCATGTATTTCCATTTGTCGTTGTACTCTAATATATTCGTTTGTGTTTTAACGTGTATAAAATCATAATATTTATGACAACGATGATAATGAAGAAATTTTCTTTTACCAATCCGTGAAGCTTGTGGGTTCTTAAACTAGTAAGTTGTATATTCGAATTGCAAGTCGGTGAAATTGCTTGTGGAACAAgtgtttaataataaaaaaaatagtatTTTAATAGATGAGTTGTATATTCGAATTGCAAGTCGGTGATTTTGCTTGTGGAACAATTCAGTgtttaataataaaagaaatagTATATTACAAGGGACGTATGAAGTCAGAGTCACTTTCCAAACCCTGGTTTTATTATCTGTGCGTTTCCCCTTTCCGGCGATCTTAGCTTTTTGACAGTTTTCTCAAAGGTTTCCAACAGAGTTTGATCTGCAAACAAGAAGGAAAATATGGGTGAAAGAAAGGTTATCAACAAGTATTATCCTCCGGATTTTGATCCATCCAAGATTTTAAGAAACCGGAAACCTAAAAACCAACAAATCAACATCCGCATGATGCTTCCAATGACCATTCGCTGCCTCACATGTTACAATTATATTTACAAGGGTACGAAATTTAATTCACGTAAGGAGGATGTCATTGGTGAGACATACCTAGGAATTCCCATAGTCAGATTTTACTTAAAGTGCACTAAGTGTGCGGCCGAGATAATAATCAAGACGGACCCACGAAACGATGGTTATGTTATCGAGGCTGGAGCCACAGCCGCGAGGAATATTGAGCCTCAGCAGGCTGAAGAAATACATGATCCAATGGAAGGTTTGGAGAGGCGGGCTGCTGATGCGAATAGAGAGAGACATATCCTTCATACACTTGATGAATTGAGGTCTATGAAGGCGAGGCGGGCAGATGTAAGTGTGGATGCAATGCTTGAAGCGTTTAAGGGATCAAACGCGGTACAGCAGGAAAATACGCTTGAAGGAGAGGATGAAAATGTTATAAGATCTATTTTTCGAAGGTCGAAAGAATTTGTACGAAGAATTGATGATGACGAGCTCGATGATGATATAACGAAGAAGAGGAAGGTTTCTAGAGAATTTTGTGATAAGCCAAAGGATTACTTGATGACAGTTGTTGGCAAAGCGAAAAAAAGAGAAGAGGCGGGTGGGCGAATTGTTCTCAAGTCTTCAACAGTAAAGTTTTCTGTTGTGAAGAAATTACCAAAAGCCTAATCAAATTTCCTTTACTTTTTTGGTTTTCTTTGTTTAGACTTTAGATCAATGGTCTTGTGGGAACTTAAGTGAATGGTTTTGTTATGCTATGCAGATTAATAATTAGATGAACTGTTTTGTCCTCTTTAATACTAGACAGTTATAAGTAAGTTTTGCAGATTAACTATTAGATGAACTGTTTTGAATACAGTTAAGCGGTTTCACTAACCGGACAATGAAGTTTTTTATTAACCTAACTATAACGATATACAGTCGTGCAAAAATAGTAATCAGTCACAATAGGGCAGAAGTTTTTTATTAACCTAAATACCATATAACCTTAGCGTTTGCAGGGATTTGAACGTGCAACATTTTTTTAGAGACGAGCATCATATAAATTCGGCAGAAATTGAAACTCAAATGTGTGGAAATTAGAAAGTGTGAAGATCTAAATAACTGTATAACATTTAACTCTCATAATTTCACACTGTCTTACATAAATAGATTTTAACTCTCATAATTTCACACTATCTTAGATAAATAGATATTTCCAAGGATATACAAAACTGATACATTAATCTATCTTTGGGCCTGACAAGTGTCTAACAAGCCCAGCCCAAAGAAACTTTACTTGGGCTGAAAAAGTCCTTAACCATTTAACAAAGGGGTTTTAACTTTACATATGCTgctttatattttataatttaactGAAAAAGAGCGTTAATAAACAAATGAAAGGCAAAGCAAGACATAGTTCTTGAACTGGCTTCCTTGATGAGAAAGAAAAGGATGATCATCACCTTGAAGTAATTCAAGCAACAAGTTTCAAAAACATCCAAGCTAACCTGTTAGAATTCATCAATTCTCAAGCAAAGGTAACTTCATTTTCAATTTATCTGTAAACAAATCCATACATATAACATATGTTTGTTTACTTGTAACAATAGAAGTACTTTTCATAGAACTTAATTATGGTATTCTAGTAGATATCG comes from the Helianthus annuus cultivar XRQ/B chromosome 4, HanXRQr2.0-SUNRISE, whole genome shotgun sequence genome and includes:
- the LOC110936020 gene encoding splicing factor YJU2-like codes for the protein MGERKVINKYYPPDFDPSKILRNRKPKNQQINIRMMLPMTIRCLTCYNYIYKGTKFNSRKEDVIGETYLGIPIVRFYLKCTKCAAEIIIKTDPRNDGYVIEAGATAARNIEPQQAEEIHDPMEGLERRAADANRERHILHTLDELRSMKARRADVSVDAMLEAFKGSNAVQQENTLEGEDENVIRSIFRRSKEFVRRIDDDELDDDITKKRKVSREFCDKPKDYLMTVVGKAKKREEAGGRIVLKSSTVKFSVVKKLPKA